Proteins encoded in a region of the Acidobacteriota bacterium genome:
- a CDS encoding leucyl/phenylalanyl-tRNA--protein transferase: MIFPDPGEHDFPDWVPFGDYLYYGPDVVALGVELSVRSLREAYGKGIFPWHMDGVPLPWCCPSRRAILDFADLHIPASLARARRRSRLRFTIDEDFRHVMEECALARRPGQKGTWITPAFIERYTELHEAGGAHSVEAWDEAGNLVGGVYGVDAGGVFCGESMFFNRPNASKLSLLFLIEHLRSRGSTWLDIQVMTPHMKALGAKEIDRREFLTKLKATQALGHKLF, from the coding sequence GTGATCTTCCCCGACCCCGGCGAGCATGATTTCCCTGATTGGGTGCCGTTTGGCGACTATCTTTACTATGGCCCGGATGTGGTCGCGCTCGGCGTTGAGCTTTCGGTGCGGAGCCTCCGCGAGGCTTATGGGAAAGGCATATTTCCGTGGCATATGGACGGCGTGCCGCTGCCCTGGTGTTGTCCGTCACGGCGTGCCATTCTCGACTTTGCCGATCTTCACATTCCGGCGAGCCTCGCCCGTGCCCGCCGCCGTTCTAGGTTGCGGTTCACCATCGACGAGGACTTTCGCCACGTAATGGAAGAGTGCGCTCTCGCCCGCCGGCCGGGGCAGAAGGGCACATGGATAACGCCCGCCTTCATCGAACGCTACACAGAACTCCACGAGGCCGGCGGCGCACATAGCGTCGAAGCGTGGGACGAGGCCGGCAACCTCGTCGGCGGCGTTTACGGCGTGGATGCCGGCGGAGTCTTCTGCGGCGAATCGATGTTCTTCAACCGCCCAAATGCCTCAAAACTCTCGCTGCTCTTTCTCATCGAGCACCTCCGCTCTCGCGGCTCAACGTGGCTCGATATACAGGTAATGACCCCGCATATGAAAGCACTCGGCGCCAAAGAGATTGACCGCCGCGAGTTTTTGACTAAACTCAAAGCTACTCAGGCACTCGGCCACAAGCTTTTTTAG
- the ttcA gene encoding tRNA 2-thiocytidine(32) synthetase TtcA, whose amino-acid sequence MGQAIGDFGMIAEGDKVMVCLSGGKDSYTMLDLLLDVRRRAPVNFEILAVNLDQKQPGFPAEVLPNYLEEVGVPYRVIEEDTYSVVMKHVPEGKTFCSLCSRLRRGILYTVAVEEGCTKIALGHHADDIINTFLLNLFFVGQLKAMPPILRSDDGRNTIIRPLAYCQESDVAAYAEEKQFPIIPCNLCGSQPNLKRARVKQIVSELAKEVPYLRSSMLTALTNVTASHLLDPELYDFRNFEPLVKQIPAGHGSVEKELDAVFDHSEPMFTPNLMEAAGIQ is encoded by the coding sequence ATGGGCCAAGCCATAGGCGATTTTGGAATGATCGCCGAGGGCGACAAGGTGATGGTCTGCCTTTCGGGCGGAAAGGACAGCTACACGATGCTCGACCTTTTGCTCGACGTTCGCCGGCGGGCACCGGTCAACTTTGAGATTCTCGCCGTTAATCTCGACCAAAAACAGCCCGGCTTTCCGGCCGAGGTGCTGCCGAATTATCTAGAAGAGGTCGGCGTTCCATATCGCGTTATCGAGGAAGACACTTACTCGGTCGTAATGAAACACGTGCCCGAGGGCAAGACCTTTTGCTCGCTTTGCTCCCGGCTTCGCCGCGGAATACTTTACACGGTCGCGGTCGAAGAGGGCTGCACAAAGATCGCGCTCGGCCACCACGCCGACGACATCATAAACACATTTTTACTCAATCTTTTCTTCGTCGGCCAGCTCAAGGCGATGCCGCCGATCCTTCGCAGCGACGACGGGCGAAACACGATCATCCGGCCGCTTGCTTATTGTCAGGAATCGGACGTTGCCGCCTATGCCGAGGAAAAGCAGTTTCCGATCATCCCGTGCAATCTCTGCGGTTCGCAGCCGAACCTGAAGCGGGCCCGCGTCAAGCAGATCGTCAGCGAACTTGCAAAGGAAGTCCCGTACCTTCGCAGCTCGATGCTGACGGCCCTTACGAACGTGACCGCCTCGCACCTGCTCGACCCCGAGCTTTACGACTTCCGCAACTTCGAGCCTCTGGTCAAGCAAATACCGGCCGGCCACGGTTCGGTAGAAAAAGAGCTCGATGCGGTCTTTGACCACAGCGAGCCCATGTTTACCCCGAACCTGATGGAAGCGGCCGGGATCCAATAG
- the mscL gene encoding large conductance mechanosensitive channel protein MscL, whose amino-acid sequence MLRDFKKFIARGNVLDLAIAVIIGAAFGAVVKSFTDGIIMPVVGVLTGGIDFSSKVINLGDMPVSTAEQIAAAQAAKQPLILYGQFINEIITFLIVAFVMFLLARYAIGLFKGLEAEAAPSAEETLLTEIRDILKAK is encoded by the coding sequence ATGCTTCGCGATTTCAAAAAATTTATCGCTCGCGGAAATGTGCTCGACCTCGCGATCGCCGTTATTATCGGAGCGGCTTTCGGTGCCGTTGTAAAAAGCTTTACGGACGGCATCATTATGCCGGTCGTCGGTGTGCTGACGGGCGGCATTGATTTTTCAAGCAAGGTCATCAACCTCGGCGATATGCCGGTCTCAACCGCCGAACAAATAGCCGCCGCACAAGCAGCCAAACAGCCGCTGATACTTTACGGCCAATTCATCAACGAGATCATCACGTTTCTGATCGTCGCATTCGTGATGTTCCTCCTCGCGCGATACGCGATCGGCCTTTTCAAGGGCCTCGAAGCCGAAGCCGCACCATCAGCAGAGGAAACGCTGCTGACGGAGATACGGGATATTCTTAAGGCAAAGTGA
- a CDS encoding YwbE family protein: MPHRERKNIRPGLKVAIVLKQDQRTGKLTEGTVADILTNSQSHPHGIKVRLTDGQVGRVRKLLGEGQC, translated from the coding sequence ATGCCGCATCGCGAACGAAAGAACATACGCCCCGGCCTAAAGGTCGCCATCGTCCTAAAACAAGATCAGCGCACCGGCAAGCTGACCGAAGGCACAGTCGCGGATATTCTGACCAACTCCCAAAGCCACCCGCACGGCATCAAAGTGAGACTAACTGACGGCCAGGTCGGCCGCGTCCGCAAATTGTTGGGTGAAGGACAATGTTAG
- a CDS encoding PhoX family phosphatase, with translation MEYNHTTCKFHPSTFEEQSIVSEDIGVNPSANESFEDIAAEFFSRRKFVGLALATGAAALVPGAGSLVNTIPASAQTAERYGSLLGFKAIPTSELDRVVVPEGYTSKVLISWGDPVSNGPAFKPDASNSAADQSLQWGMHNDGLVYFPIDGSRHGLIVQNNEYTDDVLLFPDGMANWTAEKTAKSQNAHGVSIIEIKQNANGKDWSVVRPSRFARRITGQTPMKISGPAAGHASLKTSADPSGTKVLGTINNCAMGVTPWGSYLACEENFDDYFRKAGERTESETRYGITSVPGYLWHTTDKRFDADVEPNEANRFGWVVEIDPFAPKAIPVKHTSLGRFKHEGAKVQEARDGRVVVYSGDDEQFEYIYRYVSRLPWRQSRQRGIDPLEDGTLHVAKFTADGKGQWLDLSPANPALKDWTLAEILVNTRKAADLAGATKMDRPEWIDTFSDSLTGIVTLTNNSRRGVDSNPATDAANPRATNTYGHIVRWFHRKDWTEDTFEWDFFALCGDPENPAHGSTIRGDKYGSPDGIYVAPSSRLWIQTDVSGGSINPEKRADSYKGFGNNQMLCADPVTRETRRFLTGPNVCEVTGVFVTPDERTMFVGIQHPGEAPSGRNDPANPKRYSSWPDGPSGGRPRSSLVVITKDDGGVIGS, from the coding sequence ATAGAGTACAATCACACTACCTGTAAATTTCATCCGTCAACATTCGAGGAGCAATCGATAGTGAGTGAAGATATTGGTGTAAATCCGTCTGCAAATGAGTCTTTTGAAGATATCGCGGCGGAGTTTTTTTCCCGGCGAAAGTTTGTCGGCCTTGCGCTCGCGACCGGTGCTGCCGCGCTTGTTCCGGGTGCCGGCTCGCTTGTAAATACGATCCCGGCATCGGCCCAGACGGCTGAGCGCTATGGCTCGCTTCTCGGGTTCAAGGCGATCCCGACTTCGGAGCTTGATCGGGTTGTGGTGCCGGAAGGCTATACGTCAAAGGTCTTGATCTCATGGGGCGATCCCGTGTCGAACGGCCCGGCTTTCAAGCCCGATGCGAGCAATTCGGCCGCCGATCAATCGCTTCAATGGGGAATGCACAACGATGGCCTCGTCTATTTCCCGATCGATGGCTCGCGGCACGGACTGATAGTCCAGAACAACGAATACACCGACGACGTCCTTCTCTTTCCGGACGGAATGGCGAACTGGACCGCAGAGAAGACCGCCAAATCGCAGAACGCACATGGCGTTTCGATAATAGAAATTAAGCAGAATGCGAATGGCAAAGATTGGAGCGTCGTCCGCCCGTCGCGTTTCGCCCGCCGCATAACGGGGCAAACGCCGATGAAGATCTCCGGCCCCGCAGCCGGACATGCGTCGCTTAAGACCTCCGCCGACCCGTCGGGAACAAAGGTGCTCGGCACGATCAATAACTGTGCGATGGGCGTGACGCCCTGGGGAAGCTACCTCGCCTGCGAAGAGAATTTCGACGACTATTTCCGCAAGGCCGGCGAACGGACCGAATCCGAAACGCGATATGGGATCACATCTGTTCCCGGCTATCTCTGGCATACGACCGACAAGCGGTTTGACGCCGATGTCGAACCCAACGAAGCGAACCGCTTCGGCTGGGTGGTTGAGATCGACCCCTTCGCACCGAAAGCGATCCCGGTCAAGCACACCTCGCTCGGTCGATTCAAACACGAAGGAGCAAAGGTCCAGGAGGCTCGCGACGGCCGCGTCGTCGTTTATTCCGGCGATGACGAACAATTCGAGTATATATACCGATACGTTTCGCGGTTGCCGTGGCGGCAGTCTCGGCAACGCGGAATTGACCCGCTTGAGGATGGAACGCTTCACGTCGCCAAGTTTACTGCCGACGGAAAAGGCCAGTGGCTTGATCTTTCGCCCGCGAACCCGGCATTGAAAGATTGGACGCTCGCCGAGATCCTTGTTAATACCCGTAAGGCAGCCGACCTCGCCGGTGCGACCAAGATGGACCGCCCCGAGTGGATCGACACATTCTCAGATTCACTGACCGGCATTGTGACGCTGACGAACAATTCGCGTCGGGGCGTCGACTCAAATCCGGCAACAGACGCTGCCAACCCAAGGGCCACGAACACATACGGCCACATCGTTCGCTGGTTCCATCGCAAGGACTGGACCGAAGATACTTTCGAATGGGATTTCTTTGCACTTTGCGGCGACCCGGAAAACCCTGCCCATGGCTCGACGATAAGAGGTGATAAATACGGCTCGCCCGACGGCATTTACGTCGCGCCGAGCAGCCGCCTTTGGATCCAGACGGACGTTTCCGGAGGCAGCATCAACCCCGAAAAGCGTGCCGACTCATATAAAGGATTTGGTAATAACCAGATGCTTTGTGCTGATCCGGTAACGCGCGAAACGCGAAGATTCCTCACAGGGCCGAATGTTTGCGAGGTCACCGGTGTTTTCGTTACGCCTGATGAACGGACGATGTTTGTCGGCATCCAGCATCCGGGCGAGGCGCCGTCGGGCCGCAACGATCCAGCCAACCCGAAGCGATATAGCTCATGGCCGGATGGGCCTTCGGGTGGACGTCCGCGGTCGTCTCTGGTGGTTATCACAAAGGATGATGGCGGTGTGATCGGAAGCTAG
- a CDS encoding serine hydrolase: MKLNTRTRSIYAFVLAFVMVVTAMPGAVFANGPAPAADYTAALATIEEKLEARRKELGIPGMSLAIVKDDKVIYSKGLGYKDFEKKVPVTPNTQFAIGSATKAFTALSVLMTADEGKLSLDASPRTVLPYFKMADPETDKNITIRDLLTHSSGLNRTDLAMITGRLTRQELIKVAGEAKPIGKLRERFGYQNLMYTAAGEVVAVAQGQEWEKFIPERILQPLGMKTSTMTIEQMEKVADRSFGYNYNFDTKETIRLPYREIKQVAPAGSINSSANEMAEWLRFILAGGVHNGKRLVSEASFAEWMKPQMNVTPNGSVKYALGWFVRDWNGMTVVEHGGNIDGFNALVAMIPEKKLGFVMLTNVSGSSLGSELMPIVWENILGKPEGGKDVAKPDQPAAGGAVPADLVGKYLTPNGEGTIEIKEVEGKISLVVPGQQPYALAPKTDGKFAMTPLPDSFSMSVKRDAAKQVEAIVLDQPQGSFTFTRVKGDAAPADLPSIDELMAKVIEAYGGETNLRKFKTRVTTSTVNFENQGVTAAGTSWAKAPGMSASEFTMTAAGKVIAKGYDFFDGKGGEEAYTFAPVSKFTGKTLENRRIDSDFYAPLNRKTNYDKATVLRKTKCGEEECYVVEFDSEKGTKTTDTYSTKTNLLVRRDSVIPSSTSSQQIAITTTFEDYRNVDGLMMPFRTVQNSPSNGRVVSQIREVKHDVKVSDKVFKPRKLKF; encoded by the coding sequence ATGAAGCTAAATACCCGCACTCGTTCTATCTACGCCTTCGTTCTCGCATTTGTGATGGTCGTTACGGCCATGCCCGGTGCGGTATTTGCGAACGGCCCCGCACCGGCAGCCGACTACACAGCTGCACTCGCCACGATCGAGGAGAAGCTCGAGGCTCGTCGCAAGGAGCTTGGCATTCCGGGAATGTCGCTCGCCATCGTCAAAGACGACAAGGTCATTTATTCAAAGGGCCTGGGCTACAAGGACTTCGAGAAAAAGGTCCCAGTGACGCCAAATACGCAGTTCGCGATCGGCTCGGCGACCAAGGCTTTTACCGCACTTTCCGTGCTGATGACGGCCGATGAGGGCAAGCTCTCGCTCGATGCCTCGCCGCGAACGGTCCTGCCCTATTTCAAAATGGCCGACCCCGAAACCGACAAGAACATCACCATCCGCGATCTGCTGACGCACTCCTCGGGGCTCAACCGTACGGATCTCGCGATGATCACCGGACGGTTGACGCGGCAGGAGTTGATCAAGGTCGCCGGCGAAGCAAAACCGATCGGAAAGCTCCGCGAGCGCTTCGGCTATCAGAACCTGATGTACACGGCGGCCGGCGAGGTCGTCGCCGTTGCCCAAGGGCAGGAGTGGGAAAAGTTCATCCCCGAACGTATTTTGCAGCCGCTCGGGATGAAGACGAGCACTATGACCATCGAACAGATGGAGAAGGTCGCCGACCGCTCGTTCGGGTATAACTACAACTTCGACACAAAAGAAACCATCCGCCTTCCCTATCGCGAGATCAAGCAGGTGGCACCGGCGGGTTCGATCAATTCCTCGGCAAACGAGATGGCCGAGTGGCTCCGGTTCATCCTCGCCGGCGGCGTGCACAATGGCAAACGGCTTGTCTCGGAAGCGAGCTTTGCCGAGTGGATGAAGCCGCAGATGAACGTTACGCCGAACGGTTCGGTCAAGTACGCACTCGGCTGGTTCGTCCGCGACTGGAACGGGATGACCGTTGTAGAGCACGGCGGAAACATCGATGGGTTTAACGCACTCGTGGCGATGATCCCGGAGAAGAAGCTCGGTTTTGTGATGCTGACGAACGTCTCGGGCTCCTCGCTCGGCAGCGAACTTATGCCGATCGTTTGGGAAAACATTCTCGGCAAGCCCGAGGGTGGCAAAGACGTTGCGAAACCGGATCAGCCCGCCGCGGGCGGTGCCGTTCCTGCGGACCTTGTCGGCAAGTATCTGACGCCAAATGGCGAAGGCACCATCGAGATAAAAGAGGTCGAGGGCAAGATCTCGCTCGTCGTTCCCGGCCAGCAGCCCTATGCACTTGCACCGAAAACCGACGGCAAGTTTGCGATGACGCCGCTGCCTGATTCATTCTCAATGTCCGTTAAACGCGACGCCGCGAAACAGGTCGAAGCGATCGTACTGGACCAGCCGCAGGGCAGCTTTACCTTTACGCGCGTCAAGGGCGATGCCGCTCCGGCAGACCTGCCTTCGATAGATGAGTTGATGGCAAAGGTCATCGAAGCTTACGGCGGCGAGACGAACCTCCGCAAGTTCAAAACGCGGGTCACGACCTCGACCGTGAACTTTGAGAACCAGGGCGTGACCGCAGCCGGAACGTCATGGGCAAAAGCCCCTGGAATGTCCGCTTCGGAGTTTACGATGACGGCCGCCGGAAAGGTCATTGCAAAGGGCTACGACTTTTTTGACGGCAAGGGAGGCGAGGAAGCCTACACCTTCGCTCCGGTCTCGAAGTTTACTGGTAAGACGCTTGAGAACCGGCGGATCGATTCGGACTTTTACGCGCCGCTTAATAGGAAGACGAACTACGACAAGGCCACGGTGCTTCGCAAGACCAAGTGCGGCGAAGAGGAGTGTTACGTAGTTGAATTCGATTCGGAAAAGGGAACGAAGACGACCGACACCTATTCGACGAAAACGAACCTGCTTGTAAGGCGTGATTCGGTCATCCCTTCAAGCACGAGCAGCCAGCAGATAGCGATCACGACGACCTTTGAGGATTACAGGAACGTTGACGGCCTGATGATGCCGTTCCGCACTGTGCAGAACAGCCCGAGCAACGGCCGCGTTGTATCGCAGATACGGGAGGTTAAGCACGACGTCAAGGTCAGCGACAAGGTCTTCAAGCCGCGGAAGCTGAAGTTCTAA
- the mnmA gene encoding tRNA 2-thiouridine(34) synthase MnmA, which translates to MKIAVAMSGGVDSSAAAALLKEQGHDLVGFTMQLWNQRRHVNVDENGDPLPSRCCSLDDVYDARRVADKLGFPFYVLNLEKDFDRDVVEPFIQSYLSGETPIPCVACNSRLKFASLDRMAVSLGCDKVATGHYARVECDEAADRYRLFRGRNHWKDQTYFLWELTQDQLSRAYFPLGEMLKSEVRDIARDAKLNTAEKQESQEICFVPDGKYSEFIDRFLEHEGRETEIPEGGEIVNAAGEKLGEHSGIHRYTVGQRRGLGIAHEKPLYVVQIERARNQIIVGEAEDLDTMEFTAKGVNWVAFDEPTEPVRALVKVRYRHDPAIATIHALPDAHARIVFDEPQRAITPGQATIFYDTATGEEVVGGGWIIKT; encoded by the coding sequence ATGAAGATAGCGGTGGCAATGAGCGGCGGTGTCGATAGTTCGGCGGCGGCTGCGTTATTAAAGGAGCAGGGGCACGACCTCGTTGGCTTTACGATGCAGCTGTGGAACCAGCGGCGGCATGTGAATGTTGATGAGAACGGCGACCCGTTGCCCTCACGATGCTGCTCGCTCGACGATGTTTACGACGCACGGCGGGTGGCTGACAAGCTCGGCTTTCCTTTCTATGTGCTCAACCTTGAGAAGGACTTTGACCGCGATGTGGTCGAGCCCTTTATCCAAAGCTATCTTTCGGGCGAGACGCCGATACCCTGCGTTGCCTGCAACTCGCGGCTCAAGTTCGCCTCGCTTGACCGCATGGCCGTCTCGCTTGGCTGCGACAAGGTCGCGACCGGGCATTATGCCCGCGTCGAATGTGACGAGGCCGCGGACCGCTATCGGCTTTTCCGCGGGCGGAACCACTGGAAAGACCAGACATATTTTCTCTGGGAGCTGACGCAGGACCAGCTCTCGCGGGCATACTTTCCGCTCGGCGAAATGCTCAAAAGCGAGGTCCGCGACATCGCCCGTGACGCGAAACTCAACACCGCCGAGAAGCAGGAATCGCAGGAGATCTGCTTTGTGCCGGACGGCAAGTATTCGGAGTTCATCGACCGTTTTCTTGAACACGAAGGCCGCGAGACCGAGATCCCCGAGGGCGGCGAGATCGTAAACGCAGCCGGTGAAAAGCTCGGCGAGCACTCAGGCATCCACCGCTACACTGTCGGCCAGCGGCGGGGGCTCGGAATTGCTCACGAGAAACCGCTCTATGTCGTCCAGATCGAACGCGCCCGCAACCAGATAATCGTCGGCGAGGCGGAAGATTTGGACACGATGGAGTTCACTGCAAAGGGCGTAAATTGGGTCGCGTTTGACGAACCCACCGAACCGGTACGAGCGCTTGTGAAAGTGCGATACCGCCACGACCCGGCGATCGCGACCATTCACGCACTTCCGGATGCCCACGCACGCATCGTCTTCGACGAGCCGCAGCGGGCCATAACCCCCGGCCAGGCGACCATCTTTTACGACACCGCCACCGGCGAAGAGGTCGTCGGCGGCGGCTGGATAATCAAAACTTAA
- a CDS encoding 5-formyltetrahydrofolate cyclo-ligase translates to MKKAELRRLYLDKRRGLAAGEVARFSTQIAERFFNEVDLAAVKTLHTFIRIAKFNEFDTSMIYYRIWHERRGIATCAPVTDRETGELEARYFDDAAVLAENDWGIREPAGTEKADPEEIDLVIVPLLCFDESGHRVGYGKGYYDRFLARCRPDCLKLGVSLFPPVAAIDDIHDLDVPLDLCITPDRTYRFSEPDGLIN, encoded by the coding sequence ATGAAGAAGGCCGAGCTTCGCAGGCTTTATCTTGATAAGCGGCGCGGCCTCGCGGCGGGCGAGGTCGCCCGCTTTAGTACGCAGATCGCTGAGCGGTTCTTCAATGAGGTCGATCTCGCGGCTGTTAAAACGCTCCACACCTTTATCCGCATCGCCAAGTTCAACGAGTTTGACACTTCGATGATCTACTATCGCATCTGGCACGAGCGGCGGGGCATCGCCACCTGTGCCCCGGTTACGGACCGCGAGACCGGCGAGCTTGAGGCCCGCTATTTTGACGATGCGGCCGTGCTTGCCGAAAACGATTGGGGCATCCGCGAGCCCGCGGGAACGGAAAAGGCCGACCCCGAAGAGATCGACCTCGTTATCGTGCCGCTGCTTTGTTTTGATGAAAGTGGACACCGCGTTGGCTACGGCAAAGGATACTACGACCGCTTTCTCGCCCGCTGCCGGCCGGATTGTCTAAAGCTTGGCGTCAGCCTTTTCCCGCCCGTCGCGGCGATAGATGACATCCACGACTTAGACGTCCCGCTCGACCTTTGCATCACACCCGACCGAACCTATCGCTTTAGCGAGCCCGATGGGCTCATCAATTGA
- a CDS encoding polymer-forming cytoskeletal protein: MIRMGRSRTEPQEPANSYSQPTQTAPYAAEPAASPSSSRAVTDSEAMARDIKEGRLSGFVGHGTVLSGETNFQAMLRVDGQLVGNVSSETGTLIVGSNGQVDANVSVAAAVVNGVVNGDIIASERVQLGRTARVVGNIQTPRMIIEDGAIFEGMCSMMGARKAIEQQAIESAREIEAEASMYNEPDSIEIGSEETEDDDELVEAAKG, translated from the coding sequence ATGATCAGAATGGGACGTTCCAGAACGGAACCTCAGGAACCGGCAAACAGCTACAGCCAGCCAACGCAAACGGCGCCGTACGCAGCCGAACCGGCCGCATCGCCATCGTCATCGCGTGCCGTTACGGACAGCGAGGCGATGGCCCGCGACATCAAGGAAGGCCGCCTTAGCGGCTTCGTCGGCCACGGGACGGTGCTCTCCGGCGAGACGAATTTTCAGGCAATGCTTCGCGTTGACGGCCAGCTCGTCGGGAACGTTAGCTCAGAAACCGGGACGCTCATCGTCGGCTCGAACGGGCAGGTCGATGCCAATGTCTCGGTCGCGGCAGCCGTCGTCAATGGCGTCGTTAACGGCGACATCATTGCTTCCGAACGCGTTCAGCTCGGCCGGACGGCCCGCGTCGTCGGGAACATCCAGACGCCGCGGATGATCATCGAAGACGGAGCCATCTTTGAAGGAATGTGCTCGATGATGGGTGCCCGCAAGGCCATCGAACAGCAAGCGATAGAATCTGCCCGGGAGATCGAAGCCGAAGCAAGCATGTACAACGAGCCGGACTCGATCGAGATCGGATCTGAAGAAACGGAAGACGACGACGAACTTGTAGAGGCCGCAAAAGGTTAA
- a CDS encoding MATE family efflux transporter yields the protein MSFNAESASLAAEKNTFFSVLREAFVGTERDFTRGSIPVALIILAIPMILEMSMEALFAIVDTFFVAKLGAASVAVVGLTESVLALIYAVAVGLSIGATATVARRVGEKDMDGAARAATHVIYLGLLVSAAMGIAGVIFARQIYGLLGAEPDVIELGLPFMRIMFGTNAVILFLFLLNGIFRGAGDAAIALRVLIIANGLNIVLDPLFIFGVWIFPEWGVTGAAVATVIGRSAGVAFAAWTLLRPGNGRLEIRAEHWRFDPKLLVALVRLSGTAVLQFLIATLSWSGLVRVVAGFGTVAIAGYQIGLRVIIFVILPAVGLANAAATLVGQNLGAGQPERAERSVWTAAILNAVLLGLAGIFFIVFPELVVSIFTTDPEVSRYATDCLRIVGYGYAFYGLGMVMESSFNGAGDTLTPTYLNFVIFWLFEIPLAYVLAYSFDMGPQGVFWAITIAFSALAVASALVFRRGKWKQQVV from the coding sequence ATGTCTTTCAATGCTGAAAGCGCGTCTTTGGCGGCTGAAAAAAACACTTTCTTTTCCGTTTTGCGTGAGGCCTTTGTCGGCACCGAGCGCGACTTCACCCGCGGGTCGATCCCGGTCGCGCTTATCATTTTGGCGATCCCGATGATCCTTGAGATGTCGATGGAGGCGCTCTTCGCCATCGTCGATACCTTCTTTGTGGCAAAGCTCGGAGCTGCTTCGGTCGCGGTCGTCGGGCTAACGGAATCGGTACTTGCGCTCATCTATGCGGTCGCCGTCGGACTCAGCATCGGCGCGACGGCAACGGTCGCCCGCCGCGTCGGTGAAAAGGACATGGACGGTGCGGCACGGGCCGCGACGCACGTCATCTATCTCGGCTTGCTTGTCTCGGCCGCGATGGGCATCGCCGGCGTCATCTTTGCCCGGCAGATCTACGGCCTGCTCGGTGCGGAGCCGGACGTCATCGAGCTCGGGCTGCCGTTCATGCGGATCATGTTCGGGACGAACGCCGTCATCCTGTTCCTATTTTTGCTTAACGGCATCTTTCGCGGAGCGGGCGACGCGGCGATAGCGCTTCGCGTGCTGATCATCGCCAACGGGCTCAACATCGTACTCGATCCGCTCTTCATCTTCGGCGTCTGGATCTTTCCGGAATGGGGTGTAACGGGTGCCGCGGTCGCGACCGTCATCGGCCGCTCCGCCGGTGTCGCTTTTGCGGCCTGGACGCTGCTCCGGCCCGGAAACGGAAGGCTCGAGATCCGTGCCGAACACTGGCGCTTTGATCCGAAGCTGCTCGTCGCATTGGTCCGGCTCTCGGGCACGGCGGTGCTGCAGTTCCTGATCGCGACTCTAAGCTGGAGCGGGCTCGTCCGCGTCGTCGCAGGCTTTGGAACGGTCGCCATTGCGGGTTACCAGATCGGTCTGCGAGTGATCATTTTCGTTATCCTGCCGGCGGTCGGCCTTGCGAATGCGGCCGCTACGCTCGTCGGGCAAAACCTCGGAGCGGGCCAGCCGGAACGGGCCGAGCGCTCCGTCTGGACGGCTGCGATTCTTAACGCCGTCTTGCTTGGGCTCGCCGGGATATTTTTCATCGTCTTTCCCGAGTTGGTCGTTTCGATCTTTACGACCGACCCCGAGGTCTCGCGGTACGCTACCGATTGCCTCCGCATCGTCGGTTACGGCTATGCCTTTTATGGGCTCGGAATGGTGATGGAAAGCTCGTTCAATGGCGCGGGCGACACGCTCACGCCGACGTATCTCAACTTCGTCATCTTTTGGCTTTTTGAGATACCGCTGGCTTACGTGCTTGCCTATAGCTTTGATATGGGCCCGCAGGGCGTCTTCTGGGCGATCACGATCGCATTCTCGGCACTTGCAGTTGCTTCGGCCCTCGTCTTCCGCCGGGGCAAGTGGAAACAGCAGGTGGTTTGA